A region from the Triticum aestivum cultivar Chinese Spring chromosome 3D, IWGSC CS RefSeq v2.1, whole genome shotgun sequence genome encodes:
- the LOC123077072 gene encoding uncharacterized protein translates to MSRRRSPRLNRQTHASQAVANAGMAVRRSPRLHPQTPLSTGATRRRSSRLNPQIHIGEEGAGVTRRRSTRLHRQLHASDEGGAVIGLRRSLRLHPQIPVSEEDAGVTRRRSPRLNPQILASDEGGAVIGLRRSPRLHPRLHRSEEGAGVTNRRSTRLHPQVHSSEEGSGMTRRRRRRGTSPAAPASLPDDDDMLREILMRLPPQPSSLLRASAVCKRWRRVTTDPRFLCSFSVHHRKPPLLGVFERDGYDIVFTPVLDPPDRIPPERFNTLHQIRGFRKADLLGCRQGRILLLEMDWFIVWDPITGEHHHVDIPPAFDKLSYLYGAVLCAATDQSHMHGSCHSSPFNLVLMSPCQGYEDGTPPIACVYSSETGVWGNPISTTNRCEFARCNPGVLVGNVLYWTSKSVNAKSKYLNLDQLGDDIIEFDLDKQSLAVIKGPPGLNHSTTHQIIQSGDCDVGLAILSHGRFEMWERKVSCHGGATWFLQKIVEMHTVLGLPPQAEGSVRAVEILGYDEENGAMFLFVDNNVYMVEAMSMQSMKLYQCSHHSYANDIHPFTSFYAPAIPGGRGGAGMLQDM, encoded by the exons atgagccgccgccgcagcccacgcCTGAATCGCCAGACCCACGCCAGCCAGGCCGTGGCGAACGCCGGAATGGCCGTCCGCCGTAGCCCGCGGCTCCACCCCCAAACCCCCTTGAGCACCGGAGCGACCCGCCGACGCAGCTCGCGGCTCAACCCCCAAATCCACATCGGTGAGGAGGGCGCCGGGGTGACCCGCCGGCGCAGCACGCGGCTCCACCGCCAACTCCACGCGAGCGATGAGGGTGGCGCCGTAATAGGCCTCCGCCGAAGCCTGCGGCTCCACCCACAGATCCCCGTGAGCGAGGAGGACGCCGGAGTGACCCGCCGTCGCAGCCCGCGGCTCAATCCCCAAATCCTCGCGAGCGACGAGGGTGGCGCCGTAATAGGCCTCCGTCGCAGCCCGCGGCTCCACCCCCGCCTCCACAGGAGTGAGGAGGGCGCCGGAGTGACCAACCGCCGCAGCACGCGGCTCCACCCCCAAGTACACTCCAGCGAGGAGGGCTCCGGGATgacacgccgtcgccgccgccgcggtaCCTCGCCGGCTGCGCCTGCCTccctgccggacgacgacgacatgCTTCGGGAGATCCTCATGCGCCTGCCGCCTCAGCCGTCCTCCCTCCTGCGAGCCTCCGCCGTGTGCAAGCGCTGGCGTCGCGTCACCACCGACCCCCGGTTCCTCTGCAGCTTCTCTgtccaccaccgcaagccgccacTCCTCGGCGTCTTTGAGAGAGATGGCTACGACATCGTGTTCACTCCGGTCCTGGACCCTCCCGACCGCATCCCTCCGGAGCGCTTCAACACACTACATCAGATACGTGGCTTCCGGAAGGCCGACCTACTCGGCTGCCGCCAAGGCCGCATCCTCCTCCTGGAGATGGACTGGTTCATTGTATGGGACCCCATCACCGGCGAGCATCACCATGTCGACATTCCACCAGCGTTCGATAAGTTATCCTACCTCTATGGGGCTGTGCTCTGCGCTGCCACTGACCAGAGCCACATGCATGGCAGTTGCCACTCGAGCCCCTTTAATTTGGTCTTGATGTCCCCGTGCCAAGGCTACGAAGATGGTACTCCACCCATCGCTTGTGTATACTCCTCGGAGACTGGGGTATGGGGCAATCCCATCTCGACAACAAATCGATGTGAGTTTGCTCGATGTAATCCTGGGGTCCTTGTTGGTAATGTCCTCTACTGGACGTCTAAGAGTGTGAATGCCAAatcaaaatatttgaatttggaTCAGCTCGGAGACGACATAATTGAGTTCGATTTGGATAAGCAGAGTCTTGCTGTGATCAAGGGGCCTCCAGGTCTTAATCATTCCACCACACATCAGATAATCCAGTCAGGGGATTGTGATGTTGGTCTTGCCATATTGTCTCACGGTAGATTTGAAATGTGGGAGAGGAAGGTCAGCTGTCACGGTGGTGCCACATGGTTCCTGCAGAAGATTGTTGAAATGCATACTGTTCTTGGGCTCCCTCCTCAGGCTGAAGGATCGGTGAGAGCGGTCGAAATACTTGGGTATGATGAGGAAAATGGTGCAATGTTTTTATTTGTGGACAACAATGTCTACATGGTTGAAGCAATGTCAATGCAATCCATGAAACTTTATCAATGCAGTCATCACAGCTATGCCAATGACATTCATCCTTTCACAAGTTTCTATGCACCAG CCATTCCTGGTGGACGTGGCGGAGCTGGAATGCTGCAAGATATGTAG
- the LOC123073902 gene encoding germin-like protein 11-1 — translation MKLFTVLFSYVLLLGLYTPPSLSDSPPLQDVCPMAPRGGRKLFMNGYICKHPSTILASDFKTLLLNHAGKLDNMVRSSANIITAAEFPGLNTLGMSMARTDIDSYGIVLPHSHPRASEMMFVHDGSVLAGFFDTTGKLFQKRLCEGDVFIFPRGLVHFIMNYGLRLATTFSVLNSQNPGVVGITHAMFAPDSDVVEGLVARMMKFREMEIPDNKTTDFPWTY, via the coding sequence ATGAAGCTCTTCACTGTCCTGTTTTCCTACGTCCTCCTCCTTGGCCTCTATACACCACCAAGCCTGTCAGACAGTCCACCTCTTCAAGATGTGTGCCCCATGGCGCCTCGGGGTGGAAGGAAGCTGTTCATGAACGGTTACATCTGCAAGCACCCTAGCACTATACTGGCTTCTGATTTCAAGACACTGCTTCTCAACCATGCTGGGAAACTAGACAACATGGTCCGGTCATCTGCGAACATCATCACCGCTGCTGAGTTCCCTGGCCTCAACACCCTTGGCATGTCGATGGCACGCACCGACATCGACTCCTACGGGATAGTGCTTCCCCACTCTCACCCAAGGGCGTCGGAGATGATGTTTGTCCATGATGGCAGCGTGCTGGCCGGTTTCTTTGACACCACCGGTAAGCTGTTTCAGAAGAGACTGTGTGAGGGGGATGTGTTCATATTTCCCCGTGGTTTGGTTCACTTCATCATGAACTATGGTCTCCGCCTTGCGACGACGTTCTCGGTGCTCAACAGTCAGAACCCTGGCGTGGTTGGAATCACCCACGCGATGTTTGCGCCAGATTCAGATGTAGTTGAGGGGCTGGTGGCCAGAATGATGAAGTTCAGAGAGATGGAAATCCCTGACAACAAGACTACTGATTTTCCATGGACTTACTAG